DNA sequence from the Treponema sp. OMZ 838 genome:
ATCAGCGCCTCCGTCGCCCGGCGACTGCTGCAGCAAGAAGATTGGACAAAACTGGCAGCTATAGTACCTCCGGCGACACTCCGCTTTTTTCAATCGCCGGAAGGTGATCGTATTGTGCAAAGCTTAAAACAGGTGAAGGATATTACCCACTATTAAAGGAATCGCGTAAGGGAACCGCAGCTTTATTCAGTGCGCTGCGGATATTCTTGATCACAAGCACCCGTAAGATTGTTCTACAGAACGGACATGGATGTACTTAAACTTGACGTTGCGTTAGGGATTGGAGCGGTAGCCTTTTTGCCGTTGGCTTTATGCAGCTGCAACTTTTGTAGTGAATACGGAAAAACGTTGCTCCTGTATGCAGTAATGGCAAAAAGCTTCAAGCGTAAAGCCCGACCCTTCATTTTTGCCGTGCGAAAATGAAGGGGAACGCCTTGATGGGTGCAGCGTATTTACAAGAGACTACTGATCGTAAACCGCCCTTCGATGGCCGACAGTTAGAGCAAGAATAACAAGTTCATTGTCCTGTATTGCACATATCAGCCGATAATCTCCTATTCTGTATCGCCACTGTCCGCTTCTATTTGCTGTGAGACCTTTTCCATGTACGCGCGGATTTTCCGAGCCTTCAAGGTTCTTATCAATCCATGCAGCTATCATGCGTTGCGTATATTTATCCAGTTTTTTAAATTCTTTATCAAATCGAGCAGTCGTTTCAACCCTGTACATTACAAACCTAACTCTTTCTTGAGTTCAGAAAATGGGCGGCTTTTTTTCCCGGCACTCTCATATTCTTGATATGCCTCCGCAGCAACAGTAATATCATATTCATCTTCAATTTTTTCAAACAAT
Encoded proteins:
- a CDS encoding type II toxin-antitoxin system RelE/ParE family toxin, which translates into the protein MYRVETTARFDKEFKKLDKYTQRMIAAWIDKNLEGSENPRVHGKGLTANRSGQWRYRIGDYRLICAIQDNELVILALTVGHRRAVYDQ
- the relB gene encoding type II toxin-antitoxin system RelB family antitoxin; translated protein: MAFSIRLTEAERAIANSYAKLHSVSLGEAFKNALFEKIEDEYDITVAAEAYQEYESAGKKSRPFSELKKELGL